The sequence tgggtgagcagggggtgcctgtggtgtggtgtgggtgagcagggggtgcCTGTGGTGTGGGTGAGTAGGGGGTGCctgtggtgtggtgtgggtgagcagggggtgcctgtggtgtggtgtgggtgagcagggggtgcctgtggtgtggtgtgggtgagcagggggtgcctgtggtgtgggtgagcagggggtgcctgtggtgtgggtgagcagggggtgcctgtggtgtgggtgagcagggggtgcctgtggtgtggtgtgggtgaGTAGGGGGTGCCTGTGGTGTGGGTGAGTAGGGGGTGCctgtggtgtggtgtgggtgagcagggggtgcctgtggtgtgggtgagcagggggtgcctgtggtgtgggtgagcagggggtgcctgtggtgtggtgtgggtgaGTAGGGGGTGCCTATGGCTCTGGTGTCGGGGTGGGGCAAGCATGCTCCAGTGATCTTTCCTGACCCTCCACAGGGACCCAGCTGTGCTTCCGGTGCCTCTTTCTCAAGCCGGACTTTGTGTCATCCCTCCTTCTGGCCGCTGTATGAGGCAGCCGCAGGCAGGGACCGCAGACGCCTGACTCCTGCAGCAGTCCATCAGAATGGTGAGCAGGCGCCCAGGGATGCAGGGAACTTCCCTTGGTCCCCTCAGACTCAAGGCTTCGTGAGCTCCTTAGGGAACCAGTGCAGAGGTCCATGGGATGGGAAACCCAGCCTGGCACCCTAACAGCTTTTCTCCCTAGGATTCCCGGTGATGTGCCGTGAAGATGTCTTTCTTTCAgaccctctgctgccccctgggCAGCGTGTTCCCCTGTACCTGTCCGAAACCCCTCAGCAGGTGAGCCCTTTTCCTGCCCTGGCCTTATCTCAGCCTTCATGCAGGGCTTGGGAGGAGAcacttccctctcttctctcctcaggTGATGGGCTCTCTGAagctgctgctcccaccccctaTCATGTCCCCCCAGGTCTGCCCCGCCCGGTCCCCTGGCTGCTGCACCACCTGGCTCAGTGGGCCTGAGCTGATTGCCCTCACTGGCCTCCTGCAGATGAGCCAGGGGGAGCCAAGACCTAGCTCCTCCTCAGGTTCCTCggcagttcccacccccccttctGGTCCCCTAGACCCTGTCTCTGATCACGCAGGCCCCAGTGGTTCTCACTGCACTGACCCATCTCTCCCACAGACCCCAGAAACCAATTGTCCATAGCACCTCTGGGGGTACCCTGGGCGCCCTACTCCCTCAGGCAGTTCTGTTGTCAATAAATGTGTTCGTTTGCAAACAGGCTCTGTGTGGTAAGTAGCAGAATGGGGCATTCAGGCAGGGATAGGGGTCTCTTCCTCCATGGCAGCTTTGGCTGCCCTCCCCTAAAATTCTTGTTCCTCGTTGGCCACCCCCTACAGTAGGATGAGGGAATACATGGGCCTAAGACCTTTTCAGGCTGACCAAGAAAGGCACCTTTAATGAGGGGGCCCACAGTACAGTTCTCCAGACTGGGTAAGTAAGAAACAAGGATTCCATCAGCTCTGCCGTGCACGGGAAAGGGAGGACTGTGTAAGCGTGTGGCTGACATTGGGAGAGGCCATCTAGGGAGTAAGGGGGTGGCACATCATTACCTGGTGCTTTCATCCTTCTTGCGCTGAGGTCCCAGGTCAGCCTTGGAGCTGAGGGTTAGTTCTTTGGCTTGTTGGAGACACAGGCGGGCACTGCAGgtgtggggggtcggggggggaggggaaggtcccTGTGGGAGTCATCAGAGGAAGGGTGGCAGCCTTGGTTCCCCTGAGACTCGGGACTGACGCTGTCCAACTTTGCAGGGAAACAGAGGATCAGAGCTTTGGCTGAGAAAGCCCAGAAATTTGTAGGATTTTTTGGAGGGGGGATGGTGTTCTAGaattttctctcttaaaagaatcTAACTTCTTGGGGAACTTCCTCCTGAAGACTTCCCACTGCTGGAAGTGGCAGAGTGGGCGGCAGTTCCGAAGGGGCAGCTTGGTGCCTCTGTAGGTCACCCTCAGGGGTGCCTGTGCCTTAGAACCCCTCAGTTGTGGGAACACATGGGAATGCATTCTAACTTTGCCATTTTCTCTCCCTCATCTCACTTTCCATCTGTCAGATAGACCTGGCAGACTCTCACCCTTGCCTCCAGAATTGGTTCTGGAACTTGATTTGGGGTAGCTGTGGGGGACATTGCCTCATGCTTCCAGAGGGACCAGGTCCCGGTCAATTAGTTGAGgtggctggcgggggcgggggtgggggtccagTATAGCACTGTCCATTTCTAAGTGGTCTGGGGCCATGTACTCGGTGCACACATACTCCTGGGCTAGTTGGACTGGCTGATACCCTGCTGCTCTCCAGCTCGCCCCAGTGCTGGGATGGGGGCcttggggcctgtgccctggctccctggccctggcttATAGGAAAAGGGGCAGGGAGCTTGAGGAAGAGGAAAACAGCTCATGGGCACTCAGTGCCCTCCCAATCCTAGAACAACTGGTGGGGAGCAGGGTTGGCAGCAGAAGGAAGGTGAGGGGGGAGGTGCTATCATAAAGTAGCCCACCCACCGCTCATGGGCTCCCATTGACTCACAGTCACTCCCGGCTCCCATGGGTATGTGGTTCCCTCCCCTCTAAGCCCTCCGAGTGTGGGGTATGAGGCTGATGCCCCAGCACCCAGGTCAGGAGggttgcttgcttgcttctctcaCCCAGGCACCCACTACAGCTCATACCCCTTGATCGGGCCCAGATGACTCGGATCTCATGAGGCTAGGGGACAGAGCATCTGGAGGTGCTCATCGGAGGACCCCTTGGCAGTGGCTCAGTCCTACCACTGGCACCAGCGTCCCTAAGTCGCTTCATGGCGGCCAGGAGTTTCATGAATGCTTCAGGCACCATGACATCTATTGTTTATAGCCACAGCACCCACTTGTGCACCCGAGTGGCTgagtttcaggaagaaggagTCTGCAAGGCCACAGCAGCACACACTGAGCAGGGACCCCAGGTAACGATGCCAGGGTGTCCTGGGGCTTCTGCAGCAGGCTCAGGACCCCCAAACCCAGGCCCAGACAGTAGACACTGTTGCCCAGGCCTCATGTCCACCTCAGCCCCTTGGGCCACAGTGTCACAGGCCAGACATCCTGAAACGGAGTGAGGGTTCAGGTCCCGGGATCCTTATGGCAACTGGAAACCTTGGAAGGACAACTGGATGATCACAGGacggggaggggaagtggggcgggggggggggggggcggtagtgTGTTGGAGTCACTGTGCTCTGCGAACGGATCAAGTGTAAACGCTTAATGTTTGAACTTGATTTCGGTGACCTAGACCAGGGAGAGGTTATGGATGGACCAAATCCACTATCGGACCCTGGCCCCATATTCTCTCCGCCCACCCCGAACTTGGGCCTCACTGCGGTGGCTGCATGCACCTCGAGGAAGGTGCCCTATCCTATCACACTTGCTGCCCCACCTCGCTGGTCCCCGCCACGCCCAGGCTGCGGCCACAGGTGCAGAGGATCATCGGGCGGCCCTGGTGCGCGTCCACGCGCTGGCTGCTGGTGCACGCACCCGCCAGGCTCACGCCGAGTTTGGGCGGTGCTCCACCAGCGAAACTTCAGTTCCGGTGACATTCGAGGTTTGGGGGCTCTGCACGGAGCAGGAGAAACGGCGGTGCTGGGACTTCTGCTTCTCAAGTGGCTGCGAAGCCTCGGTGGACTCAGATGCACGTCGAGCGACTTGCACTCTGGTGTCCCCGTGGTGACCGCCTGCGAGATTCATTCCGGCCCGAAGGCAGTCAAGTGGCCGGCAGAGGGGATGAGGCGACTGAGGAAAGGCCGGAAGTGGGGTAGAGGTGGCTGCTACCCGTCCTGATGCCCGGCCTCTCTCCAGCCCCGACATGAAGCTTATGGCAggggttctgcagtggcccctcGCTGCCTGTAGCGTGTGCCCCAGTGACTAGGACACCCTGGTCTCCGAAGATGGATCCTGGCAGGCTCCCctcgcctcctctcctcccacagcTCATAACTCCCCCCCTCGCGCGCTGGACGCCAGCCCCGTGGTGGAAGTGGAGTTTGAGTCGGGACAGTCTCCACCCCACCCGCTGGGACTGGGCTCtgcaggagggagcctgggggcATCTCCATTGTTTAGAGCTGACGGTGAGAAAGTGACCAGCTGAGGCGAATGAGAATGCAGCATGTAACGGTGTCAGCAGTGATGGTGCTGCTGTGGAATCCGCAGGCCTGGATCACCTGCAGCCGAGCCCCGCCACCCTTACAGCAGCCCCCTCTCCTGATTCCAGCAGTCCAATGTCCTTCCCACTCAGGACTGGTTTTCCAATATCCTTCCCACTCTTCCTTCCCGAGTAATTCTAGGAACCAGACCACCTAGCGCTGGATTGTGCTTTCAAGGAGCTGAAGGTTCTCTGGATTTGGGGTGATAGGAGGTGTCTTGGGGTAAGTAAACTTGTGGATTTCCCCTGTGTATGGCCCGTACCCACCAGAATCCAGGTCAAGAGACCATGGAAGAAGGTTCTATGGAGGAAAAGGCCGTCTGCAGGGGCAGGTCTGTCATGCTGCCCCATTACCTCAGCCCCCCCAAAATGCCACCATGGGCCAGCTGAAATCTCTGATCACAGTACAGACTTTCTGGTGGGGGTATCCTTTGCCCTTTGTTTCCTGAGAGGTTTGAG is a genomic window of Eptesicus fuscus isolate TK198812 chromosome 4, DD_ASM_mEF_20220401, whole genome shotgun sequence containing:
- the SAP25 gene encoding histone deacetylase complex subunit SAP25 — its product is MLPWPFPRWDAGEEQAPEEQGPSPFGDPGKVWNSGEKALGEPGTPPQHSPQFRSPRPSWTRTRTRREQLRAAPRSGRVAEQYPGTPVPFSPQRAWGMAPSRMTLLAPWDPNYEAKAGSQLVWGPSCASGASFSSRTLCHPSFWPLYEAAAGRDRRRLTPAAVHQNGFPVMCREDVFLSDPLLPPGQRVPLYLSETPQQVMGSLKLLLPPPIMSPQVCPARSPGCCTTWLSGPELIALTGLLQMSQGEPRPSSSSGSSAVPTPPSGPLDPVSDHAGPSGSHCTDPSLPQTPETNCP